The following are encoded together in the Vigna unguiculata cultivar IT97K-499-35 chromosome 2, ASM411807v1, whole genome shotgun sequence genome:
- the LOC114173787 gene encoding pentatricopeptide repeat-containing protein At3g18110, chloroplastic: MSVSVSGSQVLSFPSIPRPHSNPPPKPAALPSSSSPSTASRDTETDSSSEPNAVKAVKFVYARASPSIRWPHLKLSETYSSTHTQLPPDDIFPARTQPFDTPEEPPKPGRIVVNDDEAQEALGRRSRTRVKKMNKLALKRDKNWRERVKYLTDTILALKSEEFVAGVLEERRVQMTPTDFCFVVKWVGQQNWQRALELYECLNLRHWYAPNARMVATILGVLGKANQEALAVEIFTRAESSVGDTVQVYNSMMGVYARSGRFEKVKELLDLMRERGCVPDLVSFNTLINARMKSGAMEPNLALQLLNEVRRSGIRPDIITYNTLISACSRESNLEEAMAVFSDMESHRCQPDLWTYNAMISVCGRCGRPRKAEELFKELESKGFLPDAVTYNSLLYAFSREGNIEKVREICEEMVNKGFGKDEMTYNTIIHMYGKQGRHDQALQLYRDMKSFGRNPDAVTYTVLIDSLGKASKVEEAANVMSEMLDAGVKPTLHTYSALICAYTKAGRREEAEETFNCMRRSGIKPDNLAYSVMLDFFLRFNEMKKAMGMYHEMIREGFAPDNGLYEVMVNALVKENMWDVIDRIIEDMEKLRGMNPQIISSVLVKGGCYDHAAKMLRVAISNGFELDHEIFLSIMSSYSSSARYSEACELLEFLRERAPDDIQMITEALIIILCKAKKFDAALEEYRSKGGLGSFRSCTVYESLIQESIQNELFDVASQIFSDMRFNGVEPSECLYQAMVSVYCRMGLPETAHQLLYHAEKNGIILDNNVSVYIDIVETYGKLKIWQKAESLVGGLKQRCSKVDRKVWNALIHAYAFSGCYERARAIFNTMMRDGPSPTVDSVNGLLQALIVDGRLNELYVVIQELQDMGLKISKSSILLTLEAFAQAGSVFEVQKIYNGMKAAGYFPTMHLYRIMLRLLCKCKRVRDVETMLCEMEEAGFKPDLQICNSILKLYLSINDFKSMGVIYQKIKDADLKPDEETYNTLIIMYCRDCRPEEGFSLMNKMRSLGLEPKLDTYRSLITAFGKQRMYEQAEELFEELRSDGYKLDRAFYHLMMKMYRTSGDHLKAENLLAMMKESGIEPTTSTMHLLMVSYGESGHPEEAENVLKNLKTTGVVLDTLPYSSVIDAYLKKGNFSAGIEKLTEMKEAGIEPDHRIWTCFIRAASLSERADEAIILLNALQGSGFDLPIRLLKEKSESLVSEVDQCLERLEPVEDNAAFNIVNALLDLLWAFELRATASWIFQLAIKRSIYRHDIFRVADKDWGADFRKLSAGSALVGLTLWLDHMQDASLQGYPESPKSVVLITGTAEYNMVSLDSTMKAYLWEMGSPFLPCKTRQGVLVAKAHSLRMWLKESPFCLDLELKDAPNLPNSNSTRLIEGCLIRRGLVPAFKEITEKLEIVSPKKFSKLALLPDDQRSKTIEAYTEGRKEKMEKMKKIVDPRRLKRIMKIRSIKRRKYFREASIPNAIGKQRTFKPLGTERLS; the protein is encoded by the exons ATGTCTGTCTCAGTCTCAGGTTCTCAAGTTCTAAGTTTTCCCTCAATTCCACGACCACATTCGAACCCTCCGCCCAAACCTGCTGCACTTCCTTCCTCTTCTTCACCTTCTACTGCTTCCCGTGACACTGAAACCGATTCCTCTTCAGAACCCAACGCCGTTAAGGCCGTCAAGTTCGTCTACGCCAGAGCTTCTCCTTCAATCAGATGGCCCCACCTCAAACTTTCCGAAACCTACTCTTCCACGCACACCCAATTGCCCCCAGACGATATTTTCCCCGCCAGAACTCAACCTTTCGACACCCCAGAGGAACCCCCAAAACCGGGTCGCATTGTTGTGAACGACGACGAGGCCCAAGAAGCCTTGGGGAGACGCAGCAGGACGAGGGTGAAAAAGATGAACAAGTTGGCGCTGAAAAGGGACAAAAATTGGAGGGAGAGAGTGAAGTACTTGACAGACACGATTCTGGCGTTGAAGTCGGAGGAGTTTGTGGCCGGTGTGTTGGAAGAACGCAGAGTTCAGATGACACCAACCGATTTCTGCTTTGTGGTGAAGTGGGTGGGTCAGCAGAACTGGCAACGCGCGCTTGAACTCTACGAGTGCTTGAATTTGCGGCACTGGTATGCTCCCAATGCGAGAATGGTTGCAACCATTTTGGGTGTGTTGGGAAAGGCCAATCAAGAAGCACTTGCTGTTGAAATCTTCACGAGGGCCGAGTCAAGTGTAGGGGACACGGTTCAAGTGTACAATTCTATGATGGGTGTGTATGCGCGCAGTGGTCGCTTCGAAAAGGTAAAGGAGCTGCTTGATTTAATGCGTGAGAGAGGATGTGTGCCTGATCTTGTGAGTTTCAATACTCTGATCAATGCAAGGATGAAGAGTGGTGCAATGGAGCCTAATTTGGCTCTTCAGCTTTTGAATGAAGTGAGAAGGTCAGGAATTAGGCCTGATATAATAACATACAATACCCTCATAAGTGCTTGTTCAAGGGAATCTAATTTGGAGGAAGCCATGGCGGTTTTCAGCGACATGGAGTCTCACCGGTGTCAACCTGACCTGTGGACTTACAATGCTATGATTTCGGTGTGTGGTAGATGCGGGCGTCCCAGGAAAGCTGAGGAACTGTTCAAAGAGTTAGAGTCTAAAGGATTTCTCCCAGATGCTGTGACTTATAATTCCTTGTTGTATGCTTTTTCCAGAGAAGGGAATATAGAAAAGGTGAGGGAAATTTGTGAAGAGATGGTGAACAAGGGATTTGGCAAGGACGAGATGACATACAATACTATCATACACATGTATGGGAAGCAAGGCCGGCATGATCAAGCACTGCAGCTTTATAGAGACATGAAGTCTTTTGGTAGGAATCCTGATGCGGTTACTTATACTGTTTTGATAGATTCACTTGGGAAAGCGAGTAAGGTCGAGGAAGCTGCAAATGTGATGTCTGAAATGCTGGATGCGGGAGTTAAACCTACTTTGCACACGTATAGTGCTTTGATTTGTGCTTATACCAAGGCTGGTAGGCGAGAAGAGGCTGAAGAGACATTCAATTGCATGCGTAGGTCAGGGATCAAACCTGATAATCTAGCTTATTCAGTCATGTTGGATTTCTTTCTGAGATTCAATGAGATGAAAAAGGCTATGGGGATGTATCATGAAATGATTCGCGAAGGTTTTGCACCAGATAATGGTCTCTATGAGGTCATGGTGAATGCACTTGTGAAGGAAAACATGTGGGATGTTATTGACAGAATTATTGAAGATATGGAAAAACTGAGAGGCATGAATCCACAAATTATTTCATCTGTACTCGTTAAAGGGGGGTGTTATGATCATGCTGCTAAAATGTTGAGAGTTGCCATCAGCAATGGCTTTGAATTGGATCATGAAATATTTTTGTCTATCATGAGTTCGTATAGCTCATCTGCTAGATATTCAGAAGCATGTGAACTTCTTGAATTCTTGAGAGAACGTGCTCCAGATGATATTCAAATGATCACAGAAGCACTCATCATTATACTTTGCAAGGCTAAAAAGTTCGATGCAGCCTTGGAGGAATACAGAAGTAAAGGAGGACTTGGTTCATTTAGAAGTTGTACCGTGTATGAATCTCTTATTCAGGAATCTATACAGAATGAACTCTTTGACGTAGCTTCTCAGATTTTCTCTGACATGAGATTCAATGGTGTTGAGCCATCTGAATGTCTGTATCAAGCTATGGTGTCTGTCTACTGTAGAATGGGTTTACCTGAGACAGCCCACCAGTTGTTGTATCATGCAGAGAAAAACGGTATTATACTTGATAATAATGTGTCTGTTTACATTGATATCGTTGAAACGTATGGGAAGTTAAAGATATGGCAAAAAGCAGAAAGCTTGGTAGGGGGTCTCAAGCAAAGATGTTCAAAAGTGGATAGGAAAGTGTGGAATGCTCTAATACATGCTTATGCATTCAGTGGTTGTTACGAAAGAGCTAGAGCTATTTTTAACACAATGATGAGAGATGGCCCTTCTCCGACTGTAGATTCTGTAAATGGTTTATTACAGGCTTTGATTGTTGATGGGAGGCTGAATGAGCTTTATGTGGTAATCCAGGAACTGCAAGACATGGGATTAAAGATTAGTAAAAGTTCTATTCTTTTGACACTTGAAGCATTTGCTCAGGCAGGAAGCGTATTTGAGGTACAGAAAATATACAATGGGATGAAAGCTGCTGGTTATTTTCCTACCATGCATCTCTATAGAATAATGCTTAGATTGCTGTGCAAATGCAAAAGAGTACGGGATGTAGAAACCATGTTATGTGAAATGGAAGAGGCAGGTTTTAAGCCTGATCTTCAGATTTGCAATTCCATTCTGAAATTGTATTTAAGTATTAATGATTTTAAGAGCATGGGTGTGATTTACCAGAAGATTAAAGATGCTGATCTCAAACCAGATGAAGAAActtataatacattaattataatgtACTGCAGAGACTGTAGACCAGAAGAAGGTTTCTCATTGATGAATAAGATGAGAAGCCTTGGTCTGGAACCTAAGCTGGACACATACAGAAGCTTGATCACTGCATTCGGTAAGCAACGCATGTATGAACAGGCAGAGGAACTTTTTGAAGAGCTTAGATCAGATGGTTATAAACTGGACCGTgctttttatcatttaatgaTGAAAATGTATAGAACTTCTGGTGATCATCTGAAAGCTGAAAATCTACTGGCCATGATGAAAGAATCAGGGATAGAGCCCACGACTTCCACTATGCATTTGCTTATGGTTTCTTACGGTGAATCTGGGCACCCTGAGGAAGCTGAGAATGTCCTTAAAAACCTGAAAACAACTGGAGTGGTTCTGGATACTCTACCTTATAGTTCTGTTATTGATGCATATCTCAAAAAAGGGAATTTTAGTGCTGGCATTGAAAAACTCACAGAGATGAAAGAAGCAGGCATAGAACCGGACCATCGAATATGGACTTGCTTTATCAGAGCTGCAAGCTTGTCTGAGCGAGCAGATGAAGCCATCATTCTTTTAAATGCACTCCAAGGTTCTGGATTTGATCTACCAATCAG GCTTCTTAAAGAAAAATCTGAGTCACTAGTTTCAGAAGTTGACCAGTGTCTGGAGAGACTAGAACCTGTGGAAGATAATGCAGCCTTTAACATTGTCAATGCATTGTTGGATCTCTTGTGGGCATTTGAACTACGAGCCACTGCATCATGGATTTTCCAATTGGCCATCAAGAGAAGCATCTACCGCCATGATATTTTTAG AGTTGCTGATAAGGACTGGGGAGCTGATTTTAGAAAACTATCTGCTGGTTCAGCTCTTGTTGGTCTTACGTTATGGCTTGACCACATGCAG GATGCCTCTTTGCAGGGCTATCCAGAGTCACCAAAATCAGTTGTACTGATAACAGGAACAGCAGAGTATAACATGGTATCCCTTGACAGCACAATGAAGGCATACCTTTGGGAAATGGGGTCGCCTTTTCTTCCTTGCAAAACACGACAAGGTGTTCTTGTAGCAAAGGCTCACTCCCTCAGAATGTGGTTAAAAGAATCACCATTTTGCTTGGATCTGGAGTTAAAAGATGCCCCAAATCTCCCAAACTCAAATTCAACGCGGCTTATTGAAGGATGCTTGATAAGACGTGGCCTTGTTCCAGCATTCAAGGAGATTACTGAGAAACTGGAAATAGTGAGTCCCAAGAAATTTTCCAAATTGGCTTTGTTACCTGATGATCAGAGAAGTAAGACCATTGAAGCTTATACTGAAGGGAGGaaagagaaaatggaaaaaatgaagaaaattgttGACCCCAGAAGGCTGAAGAGGATCATGAAGATCAGAAGCATTAAAAGAAGGAAATATTTTCGGGAAGCATCGATTCCAAATGCAATTGGGAAACAGAGGACTTTCAAACCACTTGGTACCGAACGACTGTCATAA
- the LOC114173219 gene encoding pentatricopeptide repeat-containing protein At1g71420: protein MVFVGASNLSALMLCSRKVVRYLFFKRCLLRNLCTSNAEPEILPSKIDAKIRALTTQGNIEEALSLLYTHSSLSLQTYASLLHACAQKKCLQHGMALHHYMLQKYPTIQNDLFLTNHILNMYCKCGHLSYARYVFDQMSRRNIVSWTVLISGYAQSGLIRECFSLFSGLLAHFRPNEFAFASLLSACEERNIEYGTQVHAVALKISLDANVYVANALIAMYSKHSGSTAGYDGRADDAWTMFKSMEFRNLISWNSMIAGFQLRGLGDKAIRLFTHMYCNGIGFDRATLLSVFSSLNQCGAFDNINVNLRKCFQLHCLAVKSGLITEIEVITALIKSYANLGGPISDCYRIFNDTSTQLDIVSWTALISVFAERDPEQAFLLFCQLHRKNYFPDWYTFSIALKACAYFVTEQHAMSVHSQIIKKGFQEDTVLCNALIHAYARCGSLALSEQVFDEMGYRDLVSWNSMLKSYAIHGKAKDALELFQQMDVCPDSATFVALLSACSHVGLVDEGVTLFNSMSVDHCVAPQLDHYSCMVDLYGRAGKIIEAEELIRKMPMKPDSVIWSSLLGSCRKHGETLLAKLAAEKFQELEPNNSMGYVQMSNVYSSAGSFTEACLIRKEMSNYKVRKEPGLSWVEIGKQVHEFGSGAQYHPHKGAILSQLEILIGKMKEMGYVPELSLALYDTEVEHKENQLLHHSEKMALVFAIMNEGSLPCGGNVIKIMKNIRICVDCHNFMKLASHLFQKEIVVRDSNRFHHFKYATCSCNDYW, encoded by the coding sequence ATGGTCTTTGTTGGTGCCAGCAACCTCTCTGCATTGATGTTATGCTCCAGAAAGGTCGTGcgttatttgtttttcaaacgTTGTCTGTTGCGGAATCTTTGTACTTCAAATGCAGAACCAGAAATCTTACCCAGTAAAATTGATGCAAAGATACGTGCTCTTACCACACAAGGCAACATTGAAGAAGCTCTTTCACTTCTTTACACACACAGTTCTCTGTCCCTTCAAACCTATGCCTCTCTGTTACATGCTTGTGCTCAGAAGAAGTGCCTCCAACATGGCATGGCTCTGCACCATTACATGCTGCAGAAATACCCCACAATTCAAAATGACCTTTTTCTCACCAATCACATCCTAAACATGTACTGCAAGTGTGGCCACTTATCCTATGCCCGCTACGTGTTTGACCAAATGTCTCGCAGAAACATTGTTTCCTGGACTGTTCTCATTTCCGGGTATGCCCAATCTGGCCTAATCAGAGAgtgtttctctctcttctctggTTTGCTGGCTCACTTTCGCCCCAACGAATTTGCTTTTGCAAGTTTGCTTAGCGCCTGTGAGGAGCGTAACATTGAATATGGCACACAGGTACATGCAGTTGCTTTGAAAATTTCTTTGGATGCCAATGTATATGTTGCAAATGCTCTTATTGCAATGTATAGCAAGCACTCTGGCTCCACCGCAGGTTATGATGGGAGAGCGGATGATGCGTGGACCATGTTCAAGTCAATGGAATTCCGAAATCTTATATCTTGGAATTCAATGATTGCAGGTTTTCAACTTCGTGGACTTGGGGACAAAGCCATTCGCCTGTTTACACACATGTACTGCAATGGAATTGGGTTTGATCGTGCCACGCTGCTCAGTGTCTTTTCTTCACTGAATCAATGTGGTGCTTTTGACAACATTAACGTGAATCTCAGGAAATGTTTTCAATTGCACTGTCTGGCTGTTAAAAGCGGTCTCATTACAGAAATTGAAGTGATAACTGCATTGATAAAATCCTATGCAAATCTTGGAGGTCCCATTTCTGACTGTTATAGGATCTTCAATGATACAAGTACCCAACTGGATATTGTGTCATGGACTGCACTTATTTCTGTGTTTGCAGAACGTGATCCTGAGCAGGCTTTCCTTCTTTTTTGTCAGCTTCAtcgtaaaaattattttccagaCTGGTATACATTCTCCATTGCCTTAAAAGCTTGTGCATATTTTGTTACAGAACAACATGCCATGTCCGTTCACtcacaaataattaaaaaagggttTCAGGAAGATACTGTCCTTTGTAATGCCTTGATACATGCTTATGCGAGGTGTGGCTCGTTAGCTTTGTCTGAACAAGTATTTGATGAAATGGGCTACCGTGATTTGGTTTCTTGGAATTCAATGCTCAAGTCTTATGCCATACATGGGAAAGCTAAAGATGCATTGGAGCTCTTCCAGCAAATGGATGTCTGTCCTGATTCAGCTACCTTCGTTGCCCTTCTCTCAGCTTGTAGTCACGTTGGACTGGTTGATGAAGGAGTGACATTGTTTAACTCTATGTCTGTTGATCACTGTGTTGCTCCTCAACTAGATCACTATTCCTGCATGGTTGACCTTTATGGAAGAGCTGGAAAGATAATTGAGGCTGAGGAGTTGATACGTAAAATGCCAATGAAACCTGATTCTGTGATTTGGAGTTCATTACTTGGATCTTGCCGGAAGCATGGTGAGACTCTCTTAGCCAAATTAGCAGCtgagaaatttcaagagttggAACCAAACAATTCAATGGGGTATGTGCAAATGTCAAACGTATATTCCTCTGCCGGTAGTTTTACAGAAGCTTGTTTGATTAGGAAGGAAATGAGTAACTATAAAGTAAGAAAAGAACCAGGATTAAGTTGGGTTGAGATTGGGAAGCAGGTTCATGAATTTGGCTCTGGTGCTCAATACCATCCGCATAAAGGGGCCATATTAAGCCAGCTTGAGATATTGATTggaaaaatgaaagagatggGTTATGTGCCGGAGCTTAGCTTAGCCTTATATGACACCGAAGTTGAGCACAAAGAAAACCAGTTGCTTCATCACAGTGAGAAGATGGCATTGGTATTTGCCATAATGAATGAAGGAAGTTTGCCTTGTGGTGGGAATGTCATTAAGATAATGAAGAATATTCGTATTTGTGTTGACTGCCACAACTTCATGAAATTAGCATCACATCTATTTCAGAAGGAGATTGTTGTTAGAGATTCAAACCGATTTCACCACTTCAAATATGCAACATGTTCTTGCAATGACTATTGGTAA